A single window of Sporosarcina sp. FSL W7-1349 DNA harbors:
- the rsfS gene encoding ribosome silencing factor — MTTLLEIAYKAVDDKKGEDIVVLNMEGVSLIADQFIITHANSERQVQAIAREVTEKAGEAGYHTKRMEGFDLGRWVLIDLGDVVVHVFHRDERGYYNLEKLWGDAPMLDMAERK, encoded by the coding sequence ATGACTACATTATTAGAAATCGCATATAAAGCAGTGGACGACAAAAAAGGGGAAGACATTGTTGTTTTGAATATGGAAGGCGTCTCCCTCATTGCAGATCAGTTCATTATTACCCATGCCAATTCGGAAAGACAGGTCCAGGCCATCGCGAGAGAAGTGACGGAAAAAGCGGGAGAAGCCGGTTACCATACGAAAAGGATGGAAGGATTTGATTTGGGAAGATGGGTGCTGATCGACTTGGGTGACGTTGTTGTCCATGTGTTCCATCGGGATGAGCGCGGCTATTACAATCTCGAAAAGCTATGGGGAGATGCCCCGATGCTCGATATGGCCGAGAGGAAATGA
- the aroE gene encoding shikimate dehydrogenase encodes MKKWYSVIGDPIAQSMSPSMHGTWFQENEVDATYIPLHIPADQLEKAVEGLRTLGCSGWNVTVPHKTAILPYLDSLDESAQLMQAVNTVHVMPDGSLSGSNTDGPGFVRSLEEAYGERAKGNPVLVVGAGGAARGIAHALHSQGYGPITFTNRTLEKAENLATGISGASVVTIQEAEATLANFGLIVQTTSVGMNFAQEGIPLDPTGVREGAVVADIIYNPLETEFLKQAKQRRAWTMNGVGMFVHQGALAFETWTGIQPDTEKTIKKITATLGG; translated from the coding sequence ATGAAAAAATGGTATTCGGTAATCGGCGATCCGATTGCCCAGTCGATGTCTCCATCCATGCATGGAACATGGTTTCAGGAAAATGAAGTGGACGCGACCTATATCCCGCTCCATATTCCAGCCGATCAGTTGGAAAAAGCGGTGGAAGGCCTTCGGACGCTCGGATGCAGCGGATGGAATGTTACGGTTCCGCATAAGACGGCCATCCTCCCTTACTTGGATAGCCTGGATGAGTCGGCACAGCTGATGCAGGCGGTCAATACGGTCCATGTCATGCCGGATGGCTCATTGTCCGGCTCCAACACGGACGGTCCGGGGTTTGTCCGATCGTTGGAGGAGGCGTATGGGGAGCGTGCGAAAGGAAATCCGGTGCTCGTGGTCGGGGCAGGCGGAGCCGCCCGGGGCATCGCTCATGCACTCCATTCCCAAGGTTATGGTCCGATCACTTTCACCAATCGGACGTTGGAGAAGGCCGAGAATTTGGCAACCGGCATTTCAGGAGCTTCGGTTGTGACGATCCAGGAAGCGGAGGCGACTTTGGCGAATTTCGGTTTGATCGTTCAGACGACATCGGTCGGTATGAATTTCGCGCAAGAAGGGATACCGCTCGATCCAACCGGAGTCCGGGAAGGGGCGGTCGTAGCAGATATCATCTATAACCCGCTTGAAACCGAATTCCTGAAACAAGCAAAACAGCGGAGAGCATGGACAATGAACGGCGTCGGCATGTTTGTCCATCAAGGCGCCTTGGCGTTCGAAACGTGGACAGGCATCCAACCTGATACAGAAAAGACGATCAAGAAAATAACAGCGACACTTGGAGGGTAA
- the yqeK gene encoding bis(5'-nucleosyl)-tetraphosphatase (symmetrical) YqeK, which produces MDLDIIQGVIAERLSNDRHAHVLRVVEMAKALNSLHGLPQNDVELAAYLHDIAKCMEKKEMQGILEAEQADPRLLSFHPELWHAPVGMVIARDEFGIRDEAVLQAIRYHTTGRAGMSPLEKLIYVADMIEAGRNFPGVEELRKAAEGPLDTAMSACIIHSVRFLANKGVPIFPDSINCYNEHVHMKGK; this is translated from the coding sequence ATGGATCTTGACATAATACAAGGGGTTATCGCCGAACGCCTGTCGAATGACCGCCATGCGCATGTCCTGCGGGTCGTTGAAATGGCGAAAGCGTTGAACAGCCTCCACGGCCTGCCGCAAAACGACGTGGAATTGGCCGCTTATTTGCATGATATCGCAAAATGTATGGAGAAAAAGGAGATGCAGGGCATCCTGGAGGCGGAACAGGCGGATCCCAGGTTGTTGTCCTTCCATCCTGAACTTTGGCATGCGCCTGTTGGGATGGTGATCGCCCGGGACGAATTCGGTATCCGGGACGAAGCCGTATTGCAGGCGATCCGTTACCATACGACAGGAAGAGCCGGAATGTCTCCATTGGAAAAACTGATCTATGTAGCGGATATGATTGAAGCGGGAAGGAATTTTCCTGGAGTTGAAGAACTGCGGAAGGCGGCCGAAGGGCCATTGGATACGGCAATGAGTGCATGTATCATCCACTCAGTCCGTTTCCTGGCGAATAAAGGGGTGCCGATTTTTCCGGACTCCATCAATTGCTATAACGAACATGTCCATATGAAAGGAAAGTGA
- a CDS encoding nicotinate-nucleotide adenylyltransferase — protein sequence MKKVGILGGTFNPPHIGHLIVANEVRIALGLSEVRLMPAAVPPHKMAPHDATVQQRLHMVELAVAGLEGLTVSDFEVERGGISYTYDTMSEMTAREPDVDFHFIIGGDMIDMLPHWYKIDELSRLVKLVGVQRPGTIGDTEYPIIYVDIPQIDLSSTMIRNRYSQRGAAQLLVLPAVEEYIHEENLYGS from the coding sequence TTGAAAAAGGTTGGAATCCTGGGAGGCACTTTCAACCCTCCCCATATCGGCCATCTCATCGTGGCCAATGAAGTGCGGATCGCTCTTGGGCTCTCTGAAGTCCGGCTCATGCCGGCTGCCGTTCCGCCGCATAAGATGGCTCCGCATGATGCCACGGTTCAGCAACGCCTGCATATGGTGGAACTGGCGGTTGCCGGGCTTGAGGGATTGACGGTTTCGGATTTCGAAGTCGAACGGGGCGGAATTTCTTACACGTATGATACGATGTCCGAAATGACTGCGCGGGAACCGGACGTCGATTTCCACTTCATCATCGGTGGGGACATGATCGATATGCTCCCGCATTGGTATAAAATCGATGAGTTGTCAAGGCTCGTCAAACTGGTCGGTGTGCAACGCCCGGGAACGATCGGAGATACAGAATACCCGATCATCTATGTGGACATTCCCCAGATCGACCTATCGTCGACAATGATCCGGAACCGCTATTCACAAAGAGGGGCTGCGCAACTGCTCGTTCTTCCCGCGGTAGAGGAATATATCCATGAGGAGAATCTATATGGATCTTGA
- a CDS encoding class I SAM-dependent DNA methyltransferase, producing MKAYADFAAIYDELMTDIPYDSYIDFLELALGGLEGKRILDIGCGTGLLSFKFAENGSEVTGIDVSANMLEMAKERAATLSLPVEFIQQPMEELEGFQQYDAAIIAIDSLNYVTQQSAVKETFRRIYASLKKDGILLFDVHSTYKMDEIFLEGPFTYDDGRIAYIWETEMGEAPHSIQSELAFFVEQENGLYRRFNEEHEQRTFPVNEYVKMLTDAGFSIERIFADWEDEPPVEESERIFFQVRK from the coding sequence ATGAAGGCCTATGCAGACTTCGCAGCTATCTATGATGAATTGATGACGGATATCCCGTACGATTCCTACATCGATTTTTTGGAATTGGCGTTGGGCGGCTTGGAAGGGAAGCGGATCTTGGATATCGGTTGCGGAACTGGTCTGCTCAGTTTCAAATTTGCCGAGAATGGGTCAGAAGTGACGGGAATCGATGTATCGGCAAATATGCTGGAAATGGCAAAGGAGCGTGCAGCCACGCTTTCTTTGCCTGTGGAGTTCATTCAGCAGCCGATGGAGGAATTGGAAGGTTTTCAACAATATGATGCCGCCATCATCGCAATCGATTCTTTGAATTATGTAACGCAACAATCGGCAGTCAAGGAAACTTTCCGTCGGATCTATGCTTCCTTAAAAAAGGACGGCATCTTGCTATTTGATGTCCACTCAACGTATAAGATGGATGAGATTTTTTTAGAAGGCCCTTTTACATACGATGACGGAAGGATCGCTTACATATGGGAGACTGAGATGGGGGAAGCACCGCACTCCATTCAATCTGAGCTAGCTTTTTTTGTGGAGCAGGAAAACGGGCTGTACCGCCGCTTCAACGAGGAGCATGAGCAACGTACATTCCCGGTGAATGAGTACGTTAAGATGTTGACAGATGCCGGATTTTCCATTGAACGGATCTTTGCCGATTGGGAAGATGAACCACCGGTAGAAGAAAGTGAACGAATATTCTTTCAAGTCCGTAAGTGA
- the yhbY gene encoding ribosome assembly RNA-binding protein YhbY: MLTGKQKRFLRSEAHHLQPVFQIGKSGLTEAVIAQIEEALEAKELIKVNILQNCDEDKNEIAAKLEARDGLEIVQVIGNMLILYKESKEKKQIQLP, from the coding sequence ATGTTAACAGGTAAACAAAAACGATTTCTTCGCAGTGAGGCGCATCATCTGCAACCGGTGTTCCAAATCGGGAAAAGCGGTTTGACAGAAGCGGTCATTGCACAGATCGAAGAAGCGCTGGAAGCGAAAGAATTGATCAAAGTGAATATTTTACAAAACTGCGACGAAGATAAAAATGAAATCGCCGCTAAGCTGGAAGCGCGGGACGGGCTTGAAATCGTGCAAGTGATCGGAAATATGCTGATTCTCTATAAGGAGTCGAAAGAGAAAAAGCAGATCCAGTTGCCATAA